A stretch of Henckelia pumila isolate YLH828 chromosome 4, ASM3356847v2, whole genome shotgun sequence DNA encodes these proteins:
- the LOC140862464 gene encoding uncharacterized protein, giving the protein MDFSINNSPFVDPEIRELIGGLKDYVSLAKVELLSFWISGVFFSLLLCITSTLQHRNEENTFLEACIENNTKSNLYMDQVEFEPAQNWTATVLKADSHLSERNLLTRKVFKEPILIRAGGGIYNYLYQLRLSSQDSARVKLEGSNILGKLQITWRTNLGEPGRLQTQNILGNPITRKEIELQAVEVPSVIIMEKPFVRPRF; this is encoded by the exons ATGGATTTCTCTATCAATAATTCACCTTTTGTCGATCCTGAG ATACGAGAATTGATCGGTGGTTTGAAGGATTATGTTTCTCTAGCTAAG GTAGAGTTATTGAGTTTCTGGATTTCAGGTGTATTTTTCTCCCTTTTGTTGTGCATCACTTCAACTCTGCAACATCGGAACGAG GAAAACACTTTTTTGGAGGCTTGTAtagaaaataatacaaaatCTAATCTATACATGGACCAAGTTGAGTTTGAGCCAGCACAGAATTGGACTGCAACAGTGCTCAAAGCTGATAGTCACCTTTCGGAACGCAATCTATTGACGAG AAAAGTGTTTAAGGAACCCATTCTCATTAGAGCTGGAGGAGGAATTTACAACTATCTCTATCAGTTAAGGTTGTCATCACAGGACAGTGCACGAGTGAAACTTGAGGGAAGTAATATTCTTGGTAAGCTTCAGATAACATGGCGAACAAATTTGGGCGAACCTGGTCGCCTGCAGACTCAAAATATTCTAGGAAAT CCCATCACACGCAAGGAGATTGAATTGCAAGCTGTTGAGGTGCCTTCCGTCATTATAATGGAGAAACCttttgtgagaccccgattctaa